The Anabas testudineus chromosome 15, fAnaTes1.2, whole genome shotgun sequence DNA segment GGGGGCGACTGTGGATCAGCTGCCAGAGCAGCCgcacactgatttttttttacagttatttacatttatttatattatttattttatgatagTGTTTTTAGGTTGAATCTTTTAGGAAGCTGATGATTCCAGTATATGTTTTGGCCACAAACAGTATTTTCATAAATGTCGGAGGAAAAACATTAGACAAACTGtaagatgaattaaaataagTCATTTGTAAATAACTTGTGCAAATAAATATGAGAAACTTGATTATTTCAGCCAGTCTAGGACTAAATCCTAACACTTAAAAAACCTGTATCATCAGTGGACAGTACTGATATCAAATACTTAAAATAACGCAGTATTTATATCATGAAAGTTGTAAATTATAAGTGCAGACAGTTTGTATTGTCATGACATctgattttcatgtttcattatgataatttaaaaagtacatcaggcagcagctgctgatgtcCAAAGATCATTATTAATATAGAATcaccatttaaatgttatgtggAAATGAATTTCACAACAATGAAAATTACTGTAGAGCCTCTCTAACAGAGAACTGGGAATTGGAGCAGTGTTATAatccattattttaaaatctctcAGAAACATCCACATTTTTCCTTCTTCACTTCTACTCGACCTGGAATTTCACTTCCAAATAATTTCTACATGGCATAAAGTGAGTCATACTGTCATTGGCTGTACTGGGAAATGATGTGATGCTTGGCTGCAATGACATGAAATTGAGAAATAACCACACCTGACATCTACTGTAGGTCGACagtcttcacacacactgttactcAACAGTTTGAATTTCATTATGACACATTGTTCTAGTTCCAGCCAGTGGTACAACGACACTTTATGAAACTGATGAAGCTGTGAAAGGAAAGTATGTGAATAAAGATGGGTCAAAGATATGAATGGAAATAAAGTAAGGTATAAAATCTTAATcctaaaaatattttacatctaattaaatacttattttgtaattcaaattacaataattaattaaaattacatttgttctaAATAGTACAACAACTTAAAATGCCACAGACaataatgatttaataatttctttcatATACTGCAACACATAACCATGTATCAAACAACATCccaacactgaacacagttctgtttttctgagcCCATAAAACACTGACTCAAGCCTCACGACTTCACAGGATCATCAGTATACTGTAGATAAGAGATGGACGTGGCTGAGTACTTGTTTCACCACTTGCAGTTAAGGGTGTGAAGGTCTATGTATTGTTCTGGGAGGGTTTCAGTACAGgtgcagctcagctgtgtccCACATccagtgtaaaatgttttttctcacacaaacaGGTTGTATTTAGTGACAGACCAGAGCACAGGAGCTCTGGAAGGAAATTCCTTCTCGTCCACGTCCCAGCGAGCAAATAAAAGATGCTGTTGTCCACACCTTGTCCAAAGCATCTCCAAAACGAGGACATCCAGAAATGCTTAACAGTGAGTAGACGTTACATCATGAGTGgacaaatgaaaaactgaaactgctGATGTTTAGAAACATACAGCATGAAAAGCAACTAAAACCAACTGCCTGAAGAGTAAAAAGCTAAGCTAGTCAAAAAGGTCATTCTATGGATCTACTGGTATCAGTGCTGACCATCCTGCAACAACACAGAGAGGCCAAGAGATTGTCCACAGCTCCTTTCCTGAGGAACACGTACATAAACAAATCTGCAAGAGGACTGAACTTAATAGTAACCAAAGACAGATAAGCTAATGTATTTCTAATTGTTCCGTGTAAGCACCAAATagcagtgggaagaaaaagcACAGTGTAAATAAGAAGCACTAAGACCAAAAGGGCCACGATACGTCGTTTTTCTTCAGTGGAGACACTGCTGGTTACAGACAGAGCTTTCATGGTCCCACCCAGGGAGAACAGGAGCAGGGGATAAGGAAGAAGGACAAAGACGGCAAAGGTTGTTTCTGTGACCATTGGACCTCCCCAGTAAATGTCAGCGATGATAATGACAAGAGGAAGGGCACACACCGTGACACAGACCACCAGAGAGATCTTGATTGTTCTTCTGAAGCGGTACCACAGAGGGCAGGCAAGGACACAATATCTGTATacaagagagaaacacagatggATTTTAAGTGTATACTATCAGAATGATAGTTTACAACTGTACAAGTATACAAGTGATCAGATGCAAGAACAGACAGTAACtttcaataataaaactaatgtgattacagtgacatttcaaaatgaatgttTCCTGTTTACGTCTTTAATCTTGAAATTAGTCATACAGCCTAAAcgtggtcactgtgctgttcatggtgtgtaccacactcaacatgaaccacagaaagctaCAGAGAGAGTTGTCTgagcagattaaaaataaaaatgacactaCAGAAATTGTTTGCAATGATTTTCTAAAGGTTGTGCAAcctctgttttgattttgaggAAGATGTGAGTTAAGAAATTCTTCCATGTCTGTCTATAGTGATACACAGGACAGAGAGATAGTTACCTTTCCAGGGCGATGCACACCATGAAGCCAACACTGGCCATCAGACCGAAgaagtacattttaaagaagaCTAGAGAGGTGATCTGGTCCTTGGGTTCTGCTAGTCTAACAATCATGGCGCAGAGCTGAATGAGGTCAGAAATTAGAAGGTTGATGACGTAGATCGGAGCAACATGATCCTTGTTCACCTGTAAAAATCAAAAAGAGCTGTAAACATGTTGTGGAATATCTTCTCTGGCCTCCAATTCTTATTAAATGAAGCATGTTCCTTGATTACCTTTTAATGAAACGCCTAAATATTGCTGCACAGATTGGTCTAATAACTGAGTAGTTTCACTGTGTTAACTAATATTAACCTCAACACTCTGAGAGAAGGCTGCAGTCCTACAGTTCGTTTATGGTCCAATCAACTTCACAAGACTTTTGACTGCCATGGggacacatactgtaactcTAAATTATGAAATTAATTTTCACTGAACATGCTGAGCATCCTGTCATCTGCCCGTTTGATGGATTAAAATCCATTACAGACAGACAATAAAACAGGTACATGAATACATGattataatgatgatgatacatGCAGTAAGTAAATGATGTACACACCAGAGAGTAAACAGCATACAGGGCCACTAGGTTCAAGGGAAGTCCGACAGATATGATTGTGCAAGTCACCACAACTACGCTGAATCCAGGATTTGCAGTGGTGTAGCTTTGTTCCAGCATAGTGTTTGTAATGTTGACATCTTCCATTCTTCTCAGTGAAACCTGCAGGTAGACTGAATGATCTGATGATCTCTCATCATGTTTCAATGATCTGACTAAAACTGAGGGGTATGttcacacaaatacattaaaagatTCTGACACATTCCCTACAATAAAGACTAAATGTCATTTAAACTCAACACAGTGAAACCAAGTGGTGGTTATCTGTCATAACATGCAGCAGTTCTTTTTATATCTTATCTGTCAAAGCAGCAAACACCATAAATACCTCTGCGGATTTACTATATGTTGgttaaatacatgaaataaaaaacaaatacaatagcTTCTGCTTGATTCTAGGGATTATTTCCTTTTGAACATGAGTCCATatgacaaacaataaaagcatATTCACTCCTTAAGTTTTAAggagtacagtacagttatcATTGTATCTAGTTTACCcatagaataaaaacataaagcaacaCGTACCTTATCTTTGAACTCTGGAGAACCACcacctcagtgtgttttctgccCAAGAGACTGCTGCTTTCTAATGTGGCAACTCATGACACATGGGAGTTTCTACATACAGTGTTTcgaagaaagaaaattatttttcttttcccagcACTGACTTGAATACAACCTATTATTACAGCTTCTAATTACCCAAACTCTGAGTGAGGGATCATATCATAAAACCACTCTGAGTGTAGTTATGTGGCGGCAGAGGTTGAGGTAAAAGGCTTAACTGCATCTGTgcagaccagcagcagcagctcttcacaTCATACTGACAAAACCTGctgataatgtttttaaataaaattaaattgcattttaaCCCAGAACATTTTATGCAATCATAGCAACATAGAAATGTAAAATCGTACACTTCAACTTACAgggaagaaaacataaaaatgaagttTTCTACAAGCCCTTTAATTTAAGAAGTGAGATAAATAGATAATACGAACTCATATTacaaccaggagaaactaaCCTTGATCAAATGTGTACCTACAGTAACTACATAAATCAAGCTAATGATATGTTGTCTTTGATGATGTTTGAAAAGGAGAAGACACATATGTCATGTGGTCTCTCTGTGCTGATGGGGCAcgtgttatgtttttttagagTTTAGCCCAACAAGCTCAGGAAATTGAAAGATAAAATGTGGTTTGCTTCTTCTCACATCTGTGTGTTCTACATGTGTGAGAATGATGTGCTCCGATAAGGCTCCGGACTTATCTTGATTGCATCTCACACATCAGTGCAGATTTCAATCAGAAGGCCACCCCCTCTTCTGTTTGCAGACACATTAAAGTTAAACATGAGCAGCAAATGGACCTAATAGTTACTCATTTTAACTTTGTTCTCATTCCCAATCATAACCTTACAAAGACAACAACTGCAGTTTAAGCTTAAGCAATCTTATAAGTTCACTGCAGCCACACTGTGGCGTGGATCTAATGACCTTGGGAACGATATAAACTATGATGTGTGCTGATTAttcaatggaaaaaaaaacaaaacagcaactaTTATGAACACAACTCAGTAAACtaaacagaaagcagcagtgGCAATGTCTTACCTTATCTGGTTCATGGATTGTGCAACGCTGCTCATCACCCCAGGCTCAGCACATGAAACCAGACATGGCTGTGTAGGACCAGAAACTTGTGCTCACCACCACACGTCAaaggaaacaggaggaggaCTTATCATCGCagtgtgtacatacacacaagcacaaattaAATGCAGAAGTAATGGATGTCAGGTATCACCATGTTTGATGATCCTTCACCTGGGACAGACCAAAATTTCACAATGTTTACTcatctgcagacaaaaacagagcagcatGAGAATCAGACAGGATGACGTGGAGCTTAATAACAAGGATAAGAGTGAACATTACAGGGCAACCTGGGCAGAACTGTTAAAACAAAGTCTATACGTCGTCTGTGGGTGAATTGGGGAAATGAGCTGCATGTACAGGAAAAGCAGAGCTAGGTTAACAATCTGGTTCAGGTGTGATGGGCAGCTGCTGCAGGGGGAATAGCAGAGACGACATCTAGTGACCAGAGAGGGGATGACAGGAAGAAAGTCTTCACCTTTATGTAACTAGTTAGCTGCCAACTAGTTTGTGGCAGCTGatacacagtataatatttGTTCCCAAATACAGGTTGTTTTCTTATTCATCGTCATCGCAGTCCAGTGTCAGTTTACATAACGTGGAGCTCAACCGTGTGTCATGATCACATCTTGTTATTTTTTCTATCAAGTCACCCTCGAGTCATTATCATTGTCATCAAGCTAGTGATCAGCAACCTGTCACAAACCAGCAAAACGttaaaatacacatgaaaaTAAG contains these protein-coding regions:
- the LOC113158295 gene encoding ovarian cancer G-protein coupled receptor 1-like is translated as MEDVNITNTMLEQSYTTANPGFSVVVVTCTIISVGLPLNLVALYAVYSLVNKDHVAPIYVINLLISDLIQLCAMIVRLAEPKDQITSLVFFKMYFFGLMASVGFMVCIALERYCVLACPLWYRFRRTIKISLVVCVTVCALPLVIIIADIYWGGPMVTETTFAVFVLLPYPLLLFSLGGTMKALSVTSSVSTEEKRRIVALLVLVLLIYTVLFLPTAIWCLHGTIRNTLAYLSLVTIKFSPLADLFMYVFLRKGAVDNLLASLCCCRMVSTDTSRSIE